A window from Mixophyes fleayi isolate aMixFle1 chromosome 12, aMixFle1.hap1, whole genome shotgun sequence encodes these proteins:
- the LOC142108901 gene encoding cathepsin K-like: MLWLCLLAALLPLARTSPYQDDTLESEWMLWKKTHGKQYNSQLDEVKRSQIWKKNLKMIINHNKEYVEGKHTYDLAMNHLGDMTSEEIVQTITGLKVPSHHLPNNTYKPDWTARIPKYIDYRKKGYVTPVQNQGACGSCWAFSSVGALEGQLMKKTGTLVSLSPQNLVDCDLDNYGCQGGYMTNAFGYVRDNKGIDSDAFYPYIGQDEGCLYNSSGRAAGCNGFKEIPRGDEKALRRAVAQVGPVSVSIDASLASFHFYSKGVYYDKNCDPEGINHAVLAVGYGNVKGTKHWIIKNSWGEQWGRKGYVLLARDRKNACGIANLASFPVM, encoded by the exons ATGTTGTGGCTTTGTCTCCtggctgctctgcttcctttgGCGAGGACCAGCCCGTATCAGGATGATACGCTGGAGTCTGAGTGGATGCTGTGGAAGAAGACTCATGGGAAACAGTATAACAGCCAA CTGGATGAGGTTAAGAGAAGTCAGATCTGGAAGAAAAATCTGAAAATGATCATCAACCACAACAAAGAGTACGTGGAGGGGAAACACACGTACGATCTGGCCATGAATCACCTGGGAGACATG ACCAGTGAGGAAATTGTTCAGACGATAACTGGATTAAAGGTACCGTCCCATCACCTGCCTAACAACACGTACAAGCCGGATTGGACAGCACGAATCCCAAAGTATATTGACTACAGGAAGAAGGGTTATGTCACCCCAGTCCAAAATCAG GGTGCCTGCGGATCATGTTGGGCTTTCAGTTCAGTAGGTGCACTGGAGGGTCAACTCATGAAGAAGACTGGAACCCTGGTCTCCTTGAGTCCCCAGAACCTTGTGGACTGTGACTTGGATAACTACGGATGTCAGGGAGGATACATGACCAACGCATTTGGATACGTGAGGGATAATAAAGGGATAGACTCAGACGCTTTTTATCCGTATATTGGACAG GACGAGGGCTGTCTCTACAACTCATCCGGAAGAGCTGCAGGCTGTAACGGTTTCAAAGAGATACCCAGAGGGGACGAGAAGGCCCTGAGAAGAGCAGTGGCCCAGGTTGGTCCTGTGTCCGTCAGCATCGATGCCAGCCTGGCCTCCTTCCACTTCTACAGTAAAG GAGTCTATTATGATAAAAACTGTGACCCTGAGGGCATCAATCATGCTGTCCTGGCTGTGGGCTATGGAAATGTGAAGGGGACGAAacattggatcatcaagaacag CTGGGGAGAGCAGTGGGGTAGGAAAGGCTACGTCCTACTGGCCCGAGACAGGAAAAACGCCTGTGGCATTGCTAACCTTGCCAGTTTCCCGGTCATGTGA